The sequence below is a genomic window from Haematobia irritans isolate KBUSLIRL chromosome 3, ASM5000362v1, whole genome shotgun sequence.
GGGCCGGTTATAGTTGAAGCCACCGGAACTGCCACCATAGCTACCACCATGACCGCCGTTATAGCCGCCGCCATAACCACCTCCATAGCCGCCTCCATATCCACTGCCATAACCACCATTATAACCGCCGCTATAACCACCGCCATATCCGCTGCCATAACCACCACCATGTCCACCGCCGTAACCACCACCGTATCCACCTTTACCACCTAATCCTCCTCCTCCTAAAACTCCACCGCCACCACCTCCGAGTAGACCACTCTTTAATGATCCCAATAAGGCCAATTTGGCACCCAAAAGGGCCTGTGATGGCCCAGCCATTGCCAATAGGGCAACCAAAACACAAACGTAGGCTTTCATTATGGAATTCTTAATCGAAATGTTGCGTTCTGGACTCCCTTACACGTAATCCAAAGCAATGTTCAAAGACAACTGATAACTTGTTTCTTATCCACGCACAAATTTATAGTCTAAGTCAATGCTAATATTAGGTTCATCATACTGATGTTTGCCCAGTACCAGCACCAGTACTACCCCTTTGGAACATACGTGACATTAAATCTCCTAAGCATTGAACCTCGCTGAGAGAGTATTCTGCCTTCTTTCTACCTCCTTCCCTTTGCTCAAAAATCTAACCTCATCATTAAATTTCACACAGTTGTCAAATGGTTAATTGCTATAGCTGTAGCTTCGACTGCGGCTGTTGCTGCCGATGCtgttaaaaagaaaacaatttcatatttgtttaattaataaatataccATACCCATAAACTAAATTATATCTCTATATGTCCAgccataatttatttttgttcgaTGGATCGATAGATTCGTTCGTTCGGTTGTATGTTCATTCCTCCATTTGACTATCGAGCCATCAATCGGACAAGCAATCATTGACCAGCGTTTCAGCCATGTTTGATGGAACGAAAGGTGGCAGTAGAGATCAATCGCGGACATGTAAGGTTTTTGGGTGAAAACACTAGCATACAATGCCATTAGTAGAAGTTTGCTAGAGAACTCTAGTACTCAGAAAAAAATGCTGTAATTCGATCAACGCTAAAATTAACGTATTTTTAatgcgaaaaaaatatttgtttgtagttaaattttattattatttttcgaaattttccaagaaatgttccttttgttaagtatgactcaaacattttatgaactaaagttcaatgaccgtacacataactaACGTAGTTCACTCCCACAATGAGTGAGAGTGAACTACTGTAtgtttaaaatggtcatgatttagcGTCAATGATCTTGTTCTTTTCTttaagttcattttttcttctatgagagggtgtgaTTTCGTgatttgtagttaaaaagtacaacaggcattaaattttcctggtttcaaCAACGCTTTGCGGAGatttcaaaatgtggagtacaattttcgCACGcgttagttcattcttcctacaccctcaaaaaaaatcgcttctctaacatatgttccaaacatattttgcaggaagcacatatattattggataccgccgaaacattaatatgtttgttttatgtgagcatattatatgtttggaagcattttgagtccaaaaacaatatatgcttggaataattccccaaagaagattgcgttcattccctcacatatttttaacttccacgaaatttttgagttcttcgcatctttttctgtaatacaaatatgctgtttttttttcaaatgtctattttcttggttccgaatatctattctctttattccgaatactcaatctactattcaaattaaataatatttagacttaagcataccaaatttttggccatattataaaacagttttccgaaacaacatacaagcggtttcacagaaattgctctcatttcattctctcgctgtgttatgttgatatctttttattcaaccctcccggtttccatctctatttctttctctatactaactctctctctctctctgtcgctctctgaataaagtatcacaacatatatatgtttactcgaaatttgtaaatttatatatgtttacattcacgcatattatttttatgaaacattcatgccccaaacataatatattctaacatattaacatatgtgtcccaaacattttgtgttagtttaggaacattacatgtttgcacttaaatatattgtgtttaaaaattgtgcccgaaacacactttgtttatatcggaacatatgaaaaacatatttttctaacagtgtatacaacagtttacttttttcggtgCAAAAAATGTAAGAAATAGGGACGCAAAAGTAATAAATCGATTTTAGATTAACCgacgtttattaaaaaaagtcgaagtcGTCCTTTAGTAGATTTGGAATTCGAAATTTTAACTATAATcttaaaaagttgaaattttgaaagtcGGAAATTGGATCTTTCCAAACAAAAGATTTTGTTGCCTATAGGGTTATATCGAAGAATGAATTAGTCGTTTATTCTTtgacattttcaatatttcaaacaTCTTGTTGACTTTTCATGTTTTACAAAGTCGACTATTCCAAGTATTTCCAAATtgggaaaagtcgattttcctACGTCTTTTTATGATAATCTGGATAATAATACGGGAAATGGGTATATAGATGGACCAACAATAACTTAGTTCAGACCATGTATATACATAGCACGAGGGTTGCTTTTTACATTTCGGGACTGGGGaaccctagtgttgcaatctgccaactgacagctctatcgtaaagcttgacatatttgaggttatacgtactcagaactATGCTTCCCAGAGTAAAAAGACCTTAATACACGATCATCCATGGAAAATCCGAAATTCTACCCAAATccggaaaaattcgaaatttctatattgacaaaagacgagtttgtgcaaaatttcaacacgattgaTTCATTATTGAAGAATGTAGCGTgagttttagaatttctccctgatcaaggatatatatactttataaagtcggaaatcgatatttcgatgtgttacaaacggaatgacaaactttttatacccccgtcaccattctatggtggtgggtataaacattttacaaatttctttgattcaaaattaggttttctatatttggtttacgacttttgtgatatacgtattataccgtcgtgaacgtatgtcgcaaaagtcacagtttgcgataGGCCAACCCTGCTACCACAAACATCAATCATCTCGTATTGAGTGGTATTTGACGATAGTTAAGCGCAATCTGACGGATAAAAATTGAATGGTATACACCAGAGTCCCAGGAATTATCAAAACAGAACCCGACTTTCGTGTTTCGAATAGTTTTTCTTCGGTTAAAAACGGGATACACGAGGTTTGGTTTGCGCCAATGATTCCTCTATGTTATAcagtatttcatttttataccctccaccataggatggggttatattaactttgtcattccgtttgtaacacatcgaaatattgctctaagacaccataaagtatatatattctgggtcgtggtgaaattctgagtcgatctgagcatgtccgtctgttgaaatcacgctaacttccgaacgaaacaagctatcgactcgaaacttggcacaagtagttgttattgatgtagatcggacggtattgcaaatgggccatatcggtccacttttacgtatagcccccataaaaacggacaccaaatttggcttgcggggactctaagagcagcaaatttcatccgatccgtctgaaatttggtacatggtgtaagtatatggtctttcacaactatttaaaaattggtccacatcggtcaataattatatatagcccccatataagccgatcccccgatttggcttgcagagcctctaagagaagcaaatttcatccgatccggctgaaatttggtacatggtgttaatatatggcctcaaatacccatgcaaaaattggtcgaatcggtccataattatatatagcccccatataaaccgatcaccagatttgacctccggagcctcttgaaagacaaaaattcatctgattcagttgaaatttgtacgtggtgttaatatatggcctcaaacacccatgcaaaaattggtcgaaatcggtccataattatatatagcccccatataaaccgattcccagatttgacatccggagcctcatggaagagcaaaattcattcgattcggttgaaatttggtacgtgatgttagtatatggtatccaacaaccatgcaggaattggctcatatcagtccataattatatatatctccatataaaccgatcccaagatttgacctccggtgcctttcggagaacaaaattcatccgatctggttgaaatttggtacgtggtggtagtatatgatatttaacaaccatgccaaaagtggtcaatatcagtccataatcatatatagcctccatataaaccgatcccgagatttggttttggagcctcttggaggagcaaattttatccgagtcagttaaaatttggtacattgtgctagtatatggccgttaacaaccatgcctaactaggtccatatcggtctatagttgtatatagttgtatatagccctcagataaatcgatccccaatcacacaaaaattggtccatatcaagttcataattgtatatagcccccatataagcgacccccatatttcaatgctggctctctaccacgtatggaccaactcaccatttggaagacgatgttaagaagttttgatataccacaacccaagtaattggtatccaacaaccatgcaggaattggttcatatcattccataattatatacatctccatataaaccgatccccagatttggcctccggtgcctttcggagaagcaaaattcatccgatctggttgaaaattggtacgtggtggtagtatatgatatttaacaaccatgccaaaagtggtcaatatcagtccataatcatatatagcatccatataaatttggtacattgtgctagtatatggccgttaaaaaccatgcctaactaggtccatatcggtctatagttatatatagccctcagataaatcgatccccaatcacacaaaaattggtccatatcaagttcataattgtatatagcccccatataagcgacccccatatttgaattttggctctctaccacgtatggactaactcacaatttagaagacgatgttaagaagttttgatataccacaacccaagtaattcgattgtggatgacagtctttcgtagaggtttctacgcaatccatggtagagggtacataagattcggcctggccgaacttacgaccgtatatacttgttactattTGGGAAAacatacgaaaattttcttcggatttagttcatattgaacttatgtgtacggtcattgaactttatacctatGTTTAGTTCCTAAAGTGATTGAGatacacttaaaaaaggaaaatttgattgggctgtggaaaatttcggaaACATTAATAGAATTTAACACaagcaaattatttttgtacaatataaataaattaaaactagcgtacggacattttttaaatgtatgttgTTATAAATCTTCACTTGTAGATCAATTATGTCATAAGTATAGTTCATCTGCGGTTAACTATGTGATCGCACTgctgttaaaaaaattaaattatatctcATTTCCCCATACTGAAAGCTGTAGCTGGACATCAATAGACGGAAGACTTGTATGCTTATAATTACATGGAATTTTCTAAGAGGGTTTACTACACAGAAATTGGGGTCCTAATTGGAACTTGGATTCTTTATATTTGGCCATGGAGGCACATTCTTCCGACCCGTGTTTTTGAATttacttctccgatttactacGATTAGCTAACAGTACTAATTTCTTTGTCGTTTTCATTAAAGACATATGTATTTACAATTAGTTATAGAGGAAACTTGATTATTCAGTCGATTTTATTCAAAAAGTCACAagattggaaatttaaatttccagcaaAGAGGCTGCTGGAAATCCATGTATGCTAGTGTAATTGTAATCCAAATAATACTTACAAATACTTTGTTGAGACATTGAAAGCATTCTCTCTTCGATAGAAAAAGTCTACTAATCTCTGAGCATTGCAGCTTTTTTTTGATCATCTTCGATATTTCACTCACCTTTTTGCAGCGTTATTCATGAACCTCAGTTAGGTAATTcccaaataagatttttaaagtgctaattgataaaaattgtttgcaaaactaTGGGTAAATATCTATGAATATTGTTGACTGAATGGCCGATTGGTTTGTTGGCTGTTTTAGATGATACATTGAGCCCTCTCACCATCATCTCCATGTATCAGATagcgaatatattttttttccacaaGCAGATGCTAAAGGTGGGGATgagattgtgttttttttaaattataatcaCGTTTATATTTACATGTACGAGTACATGTCTACACTCATTGCCCTGAATAGAAATACGCCTATGtgcatagaaatatattttattatttaaataacatCATGAAGTGCGAACAAGCCAGCATTTCAATGAAAGAGATGATGCTTAATATAAATAATGTCTAGATGTCTGGGTTTAGCACCTTTGAAAGATGATCTAGTGATGTAATTTTCAGAGAATATATATGCTAGTACTAAATAAGTTTTTTGTAAACCAATTGCTTGCATATATTTATCACGTAATTATGATTGATGTACGGTTTCAAATACAGAATTTTAAAACATCTCAAGATTCATATACGGAAAatcgaaagacttaagacacaagcaCTGATAATCGACCGAGAATCAACATAGTTCGTTTCTTAAGTCTTTCTGCTGTCTACTCACACACACCCTTATTTACTTTGCATAGCATTTGAAATTTCACAAATCTTCtctttttcttgttgttgtctTTGAGTCAATTTTCAAGCTTGGAGATAAGTGAATGAGAAAACAAATTGTGTTGACTTAGGGCAAAGGAGTGAAGGTTCTCGTGAAATATGTAAAGTGTGTTAGATTCTTAGCATGTACTGTGAATTCACCATGTTCGTTGAGTTATTGAATGAAAACGTGGACGAATAGTTATGGTTAAAACGGAGCATCATTGTACGAGTTATGTTGTGACTAAAAAGAGCTTGAAAAGGGCAATGATGGTTGAAATTATCCCTGTGCAtacgtagaaaaaatttttccaccggaacgaaattttagacaaacgaaattcccttttaatGTAAAGATTGATGACAaaagattcaacgattgtctttaACACGTTTTATTTGccgttaaagaaaaaaatttagcgtcaaaagaaaactttgcttcctgaggaaagaaaactcttctttcagtttgGAGATTAAGAAGATATAACGAAATCCTACACTCAAAGAACAAATATTTTGGTCGGCCACGAaattttataaagtattttcttaaagactacactaaaaaaaatatttacgtgatattaaagattacgcaacctaaattttaggatgcgaaattcacaaaaacaaatttctttaaaataatgacattttaattaaaataaagtttataatctttgcttcaaaattttttctcattaaatttaaaatacaaattttgtacatttgcatctctccgttaaagtcgcatgtctttgaactaaggctcattttccttaaagtaaagaaacgcatttttgatttaaagaaattttccttaaattaactgaaatattgaaactttagatttaagataaaaacgcttcaaatataggctaaaacttattttgatgatttagcgtctttggtttaaagttttttttttttgaattaagaaaacatttcttactttaaagtatccgtaataatttggatttttaaactggcatttgtttgttcgtgagtacctttattaataaaccgcgaaaagagaatgaaaatttgataaatgagatctgtatcataattataattttattggtcctagatttaaagtgcctttattttaaagaggccGCATCttgggctcggaatcaataccaaaatccttaagggaaggtcaaaatctttggatccaagtaaacttttttttttgagtgtagaatcattaaaatgaaaataaaatccaatCAAATCTTCTTATAggcattattttctatatatatatatatatatatatatatatatatatatatatatatatatatatatatatatatatatatatatatatatatatatatatatatatatatatatatatatatatatatatatatatatatatatatatatatatatatatatatatatatatatatatatatatatatatatatatatatatatatatatatatatatatatatatatatatatatatatatatatatatatatatatatatacccgtCATTTAATTCCGCACGAGATGACCAATAGTCTCTGTAACTGGCCTGGGGTTTTATTCCCATTAGAAAGTTAATTCCTATAAAAGCTTGTATTTCTAAGGCATTTGTTCGAGTGTAGCGTTTGCCGGATTGTTGAGCATACAGGTTCGTTTAAAATACAATATGTTCAATAATTTCTTTTGTTATAATTtcactaaaaatattaaaatgtcttGTTTTCCACAATTTCTGTAGGTCTCTGTTTCATGCCAGTAAATGCTATTGGTATCTCTATTGAATTTTGCTTACTCCAATTTGGTGGGGTGACTTCTACGAGGCTGCTAAATAAATTAGATATAGGCATATCGTCGTCGGTATCAAATTGTTCACCCGAATTTAAAACTCCTCTACATCCCTGGTTTTCACCTTCATCAAACAGTTTATCTTCATTGTCGACTGCAAGGATGTTATCAAAAAGTTCCTGGATTTGGTTCTGATCATCGAGGTCCTCAACATCATCGACAATTGACTCTGCGTCTGATGGAATCTCTTCCACAACAACTtcataaggttaggttaaagtggcagcccgattaagattcaggctcacttagactattcagtccaactTCATCCTCGATTGTTTCCAATATATCGGAAATATCACTGCCTTTGAGTTTATTGCTTTTAGCCATGCATATAATGCGCagtggtattatttttataccatcaACTTTAACCCTcactacttcaaatttttttatttatttctgatGTTACTATTTTCAAGCACGTTATTAACTATCTTATTGATCAAAAATTATACAAGTATAAAGTCTAACGCACGTGTTTAGCAGAAATTTGCTAAAtaacgcactgaaaaaaatatttacgtgatattagagattacgcaacctaaattttaggatgcgaaatttacaaaatattaaggacaaatttctttaaagtaatgaaattttaattaaaataaagtttataatcttttcttcaaaaaaaaaaatttttattaaatttatgacacaaattttgtaaatttttgttcctccgttaaagtcgcatatctttcaactaaggctaattttccttaaagtaaagaaacacatttttgatttaaagaaattgtccttaaattaactgaaatattgaaactttagatttaatataaaaacgcttcaaatataggctaagacttattttgaggattcacCGTCTTTGGTTCAAAGCTTTTTTGGaatcaagaaaacattttttactttgaagtatccgttataatttggatttataaactggcatttataaactgtctaaaatttcgttctttcAGCGTACCAAGATGTagatacatatttttatgaatTCCCGAAACAGGGTATCTACAcgcttttattgattttttctgggtgcagttATATTTGTATGATATGATTTGTCACATTGTCAGTTCTCATGATGCAGcattatatatacaatttaaatacatacaaatatatGCATATAAACCGAAAAATACATTTGATTCTTTAAGTTCCCAGTGGGCGCCATTTTTTTATATCCACTTGAAATTCGGAAATGTGTGTTGTGAACTAATTCGGTTGCCTTGATTTTGTCCACAATTGGGAGGTgtccactagaggtgtgcacgagaATGAAATTCacccacactcacgcacattcacgaagtaaaatatttattcgCTCACTCACGATACGTGTAGtagccactcacgcacattcacgaaatgaaaaccagttctctcgcacgaactacttttaaagaattACGCCCAGTTGACAATTGACGTGACTCATGACAAATTCACCAGAATCACGACGttttccaaccgggaatgaacaaaggtaacaaaattcatgaatataTTACAGTTCGATAGctaaatattgatattttcgtgagcgtgattttgcagaaatttttattcgaaccgattttatttctcacgcacgacatatatgtttcagtcccattcacgcacattcacgagagttgtctcagattttgttcacgcctcacgtgattcacgcgtgtcaagacatttcgtgtcacgcgtacACCTCTAGTGTCCacaatgagaggttaattttaatctgATAATATAGAAAGCTTCTCACGAAAactgtccacttttgagaggtttcactgtatatggggctatataccatATAATTATGCAGCAATATGaagcactttttgcatggttgggtaaattttgcttttccaggaggctccgcaagacaaatcacgggttagtcggtttatatggaggctaacaTTGGTCCGATATGATCCGTTTTCGTTTGGAATttggcgtgatttccacagacggacgatcatcgctaggtcgactcagaatttcaccatgcataaaaaagaaaacagagaaaaattaaacagtgagatatataaaaacaagtttttttctcACTATTAATAGGGGGACCAAGAGGAGTTGAAGGatacacaaacaaaattatatataggattcgatggaatgaCATTATAATTTATACTCGATTTGCgacaaataaattataatatcaaAAAGAACACAATCTTGTGTGgaagaaaatgtttgaaaacatataatattttttgggtCAAATTGTTTCGAAATATATTAAATGTTCGCAAAACCAAATATCATAATGTTTCACCAATATGCTAATATATAAGTGCTTCCTGCAATATAAGTTTGAGATTAACTTATGCCCGATTTAGAATATttgattgtaaatattattttaattattcagATTTACAACACCAGGGTGGTagtcacaaggtcgtgggttcgattcctgcttcgaccgaacaccaaaaagattttcagcggtggattatgccacctcagtaatgctggtgacatttctgagggttgcaaagcttctctaagtggtttcactgcaatgtggaacgccattcggactcgactataaaatggaggtcatttgtcattgagattaacatggaatcgagcagcactcagtgataagatagaattacccaatgtggtatcacaatggactgaatatgttAGTCTAATTGagcgtgatacatcgggctgccatctaacctagccTAACAACACCAGTGTCTAACGTCTGAGTTCATGGTCCTTAagaacacaaaaattagtttttatttaatattttttatgttagcctattGCGCGACATTTACCGCAAAAAGCTATGAGCTTTACACATGGCtaattaaatttgattgaaatgaattctattgcgaTTTGTTATTGTCACCTTCTAATCAAATATAAATTGTAAACAATTGAActcaacttgaaatttttagtgTCCCCAAAATGCATTCGAGCTTAAAGTACAAGACATACATCCGCTGCaagtttttgcaatttaaaatatatatatataagaaacagaaatcaaaattcaatataaaaagaaataacatatacatttttttaatgattctGATGTGGGTAACTAAAATGAAAAGTTCACTAATTATTTATGGAATCATTGTTTTATTGTCAAGTAATAACAAATTGGAGGCTAAAGACATACAAAAGGATATTAACACCGAAGAAAGAGCAAAACGGGGATATAGTAAATATGCCGAGAATGGTAAGGTAAGAAAAAAATCACAAGTCAATATTAAATCAACGTTTGTCTTAATTTAGATTTTGGTCCTGCCGTTCATGTGAGTTCTGCTGTAATTCAATACAGTATGCCAGCTGAGCATGTCTCCCTTGATACGGGCTCATCTTACGATCATACTGCTTGGCAACCTTCTTCATCAAATGTGGAATTATGGCCCCAATATCCTATAGCATCAGATATTCCTTCTCATACAATTGCTACGAGCCATTCAGGTGGTGAGCACATATCCAATAGTGTCATTTCAAGTGATTCTCAAAATAACGGG
It includes:
- the LOC142231039 gene encoding uncharacterized protein LOC142231039; the encoded protein is MILMWVTKMKSSLIIYGIIVLLSSNNKLEAKDIQKDINTEERAKRGYSKYAENDFGPAVHVSSAVIQYSMPAEHVSLDTGSSYDHTAWQPSSSNVELWPQYPIASDIPSHTIATSHSGGEHISNSVISSDSQNNGGLHTQIIASSGVGELSGINIDHQNVVHVSDNVDFNNIADLNNKHYAKSYGK